In Callospermophilus lateralis isolate mCalLat2 chromosome 10, mCalLat2.hap1, whole genome shotgun sequence, a single genomic region encodes these proteins:
- the Lca5l gene encoding lebercilin-like protein translates to MIGQRRDAIAHRILSARLHKIKELKNELADMHRKLEAIIIENHFLKQLQLRHLKAIGKYENSQNNLPQLTIKHQNEVRNLRQLLRKSQEKERAVSRKLRETDGELLKTRDNLQALQKLSEDKNLAEREELTQRLSALTTKMEANDKKIQSLEKQLRLNNRTFNRQLAIENRKTLAAFAATKTLQMEVKRLQQKLKEKDRELEIKNIYTNRILKNLHELDDYPKVSSTKSVQADRKSVSFTCMSHQETQKSEDVPSLTTKGKMATGNISHKEKSIEINHEIAHHVNKLPKQEDSKRKNEDLPKEEEHLEIQAPLENTGRQKEKKEDQEKKTILQEQELPTKRIPVIHPERESSPRGEPVKDKFEDSVRTQDSVQVLQTADQPPERCKCAPPSSKLACRQRKHYSFTEATENLHQGLPAVGGHADTGSTRCGHSSSRHQGGTEDGKLVSRYEPSFGKSSRAKAKDTSFKEKKSNLMEELFGSGCVLKNDQISPAAVDRSEEALKNKAAHHVPPEGQASAGNTFRDSNLTVVDSIQSSSPTEGKRKVIKYNQSIS, encoded by the exons ATGATTGGCCAGAGAAGAGATGCCATTGCCCATCGAATACTCTCAGCCAGGCTTCACAAGATTAAAGAGCTAAAAAATGAATTAGCTGATATGCATCGGAAATTGGAAGCCATCATTATAGAAAATCATTTTTTGAAACAACTTCAGCTTAGGCACTTGAAAGCTATAGGAAAATATGAGAATTCACAAAACAATCTGCCTCAACTCACAATCAAACACCAGAATGAAGTAAGAAATTTAAGGCAATTACTTAGGAAATCCCAGGAGAAGGAAAGAGCTGTATCCAGGAAACTCAGAGAAACGGATGGTGAGTTATTAAAGACCAGAGATAACTTGCAGGCTCTACAGAAACTTTCCGAAGACAAAAATCTTGCAGAAAGGGAAGAATTGACTCAAAGATTATCTGCTCTTACGACAAAAATGGAGGCAAATGACAAAAAAATACAG AGCTTGGAAAAACAGCTGAGGTTGAACAATCGAACCTTCAATCGGCAGCTGGCTATCGAAAATCGGAAGACTTTAGCAGCTTTTGCAGCCACAAAGACTCTGCAGATGGAAGTCAAACGCCTGCAGCAAAAACTCAAG GAGAAGGATCGTGAGCTTGAAATTAAAAACATCTATACCAATCGAATACTTAAAAATTTACATGAATTAGACGATTACCCAAAAG TTTCTTCAACAAAATCAGTTCAAGCAGACAGAAAGAGTGTGTCATTTACATGTATGAGTCACCAGGAAACCCAAAAATCAGAAGATGTTCCGTCTTTGACAACTAAG GGTAAAATGGCAACAGGAAAcatcagtcataaagaaaaatcaaTTGAAATAAACCATGAAATTGCTCACCATGTTAATAAACTACCAAAGCAAGAGGATTCTAAGAGGAAAAATGAAG ATTTACCAAAGGAAGAGGAACATTTGGAAATACAAGCGCCTCTGGAGAATACTGGAagacagaaagagaaaaaggaagatcaagaaaagaaaaccattTTGCAAGAACAAGAATTACCAACAAAAAGAATCCCAGTAATTCATCCTGAAAGAGAAAGCAGTCCGAGAGGTGAGCCGGTGAAGGACAAGTTCGAAGACAGCGTGCGGACGCAGGACAGCGTGCAAGTCCTGCAAACGGCCGACCAGCCGCCCGAGAGGTGCAAGTGCGCCCCTCCCAGCTCCAAGCTGGCCTGCAGACAGCGGAAGCACTACTCCTTCACCGAGGCCACCGAAAACCTGCACCAGGGGCTGCCCGCGGTGGGTGGGCACGCGGACACGGGCAGCACGCGGTGCGGGCACAGCTCCAGCCGACACCAGGGCGGCACAGAGGACGGGAAGCTCGTGAGCAGGTACGAGCCCTCCTTCGGAAAGTCCTCCAGAGCGAAAGCCAAAGACACAAGCTTCAAAGAGAAGAAGAGCAACCTCATGGAAGAGCTCTTTGGGTCAGGCTGTGTCTTAAAAAATGACCAGATCAGTCCAGCTGCTGTGGACAGATCCGAGGAAGCTCTGAAAAACAAGGCGGCACACCACGTGCCTCCCGAGGGTCAGGCCTCAGCAGGCAACACTTTCAGAGATTCTAACCTGACTGTGGTCGATTCTATCCAGTCATCTTCACCtacagaaggaaaaagaaaagtgatTAAGTATAATCAGTCAATATCCTGA
- the Get1 gene encoding guided entry of tail-anchored proteins factor 1 isoform X2, which yields MSRVLQKDAEQESQMRAEIQDMKQELSTVNMMDEFARYARLERKINKMTDKLKTHVKARTAQLAKIKWVMSVAFYILQAALMISLIWKYYSVPVAVVPSKWITPLDRLVAFPTRVAGGVGVTCWILVCNKVVAIVLHPFS from the exons ATGTCCAGGGTGCTGCAGAAGGATGCAGAGCAGGAGTCGCAGATGAGGGCAGAGATCCAGGACATGAAGCAAGAGCTCTCCACAGTCAACATGATGGACGAGTTTGCCAGATACGCCAGGCTGGAAAGGAAGATCAACAAGATGACGGACAAGCTCAAGACTCATG TGAAAGCACGGACAGCTCAACTAGCCAAGATAAAATGGGTGATGAGTGTTGCTTTCTACATATTGCAA GCAGCCTTGATGATCTCGCTCATTTGGAAGTATTATTCTGTCCCCGTGGCTGTTGTGCCGAGTAAATGGATAACACCGCTAGACCGCCTGGTAGCCTTCCCTACCAGAGTAGCAG GTGGTGTTGGAGTTACCTGTTGGATTTTAGTTTGTAACAAGGTTGTGGCGATCGTACTTCACCCTTTCAGCTGA